The DNA region GTCAGGTTCGCCTTGAGAGTGTCCTGGTATTAACCTTCAACCTTGTAGCTATCGGGTTTAGCGATCTGAATCATGCGGTTGAGCGCAACACATTTGATGAACAATTCCACGGCTTGATTGTCAAATTGACGTGCACTGAGATTGCCCCCAAAAATAGTCTTAAAGCGGAACATGGTAGTTTCAGCAATCGAACGACGATGATAGC from Synechococcales cyanobacterium T60_A2020_003 includes:
- a CDS encoding IS5/IS1182 family transposase, translating into YHRRSIAETTMFRFKTIFGGNLSARQFDNQAVELFIKCVALNRMIQIAKPDSYKVEG